One Aegilops tauschii subsp. strangulata cultivar AL8/78 chromosome 7, Aet v6.0, whole genome shotgun sequence genomic window carries:
- the LOC141027218 gene encoding uncharacterized protein: protein MASQKLRHYFQECSITVASEVPLNDIIKNGDATGRIAKWAIELLPFEIIYKPRRAIKSQVLADFVAEWTEAELPKEYSSYSTWIMYFDGSKMLAGLGVVVILTSPMGDIVSYVLQIMYTDSNNAAEYEALLHGPRMAVSMSIQRLEVRDDSNLAISQVNGEINAKNPKMAAYQNVVLRISARFMGLEFHVARDSNYAADILARMGTKRDPILPNTFVERLFKPSVVWQDESGDTCTNPITPPVAEHSTDHRGFGSRNNTLCSRDHGRYYSMDRNLSGLP from the coding sequence ATGGCATCCCAAAAACTGCGGCACTattttcaagagtgttcgatcacggtggcatcCGAAGTACCGCTTAATGACATTATAAAGAACGGGGACGCCACCGGCCGCatagctaaatgggccattgagctcttacCGTTTGAAATAATATACAAGCCacgccgagctattaaatctcaggtgctggccgacttcgtcgccgagtGGACGGAAGCCGAGCTCCCCAAAGAGTACAGCTCATACTCCACCTggatcatgtacttcgacggctctaaaatgctagccGGACTGGGGGTTGTCGTCATCTTGACATCCCCTATGGGGGACATAGTCAGCTACGTGTTGcaaatcatgtatacggactccaataatgcagccgaatacgaggcgcTTCTACATGGCCCCCGCATGGCCGTCTCCATGAGCATACAACGCCTCGAGGTGCGTGACGACTCAAACCTCGCCATATCTCAGGTAAATGGGGAAATCAAtgcaaaaaatccaaaaatggcGGCATATCAAAACGTCGTATTAAGAATATCAGCTCGGTTCATGGGGCTTGAATTTCACGTCGCTCGAGACAGTAACTACGCAGCAGATATACTCGCTCGCATGGGCACCAAGCGCGACCCTATCCTGCCTAatacctttgtggaaaggctcttcaagccatccgtagTATGGCAGGACGAGAGTGGAGACACCTGTACGAACCCGATCACGCCCCCAGTAGCCGAACATAGTACAGATCATCGGGGGTTTGGATCCCGAAATAACACCCTCTGCTCACGAGATCATGGTCGTTATTACTCCATGGACCGAAACCTttctggcctaccttaa